From the genome of Leptospira licerasiae serovar Varillal str. VAR 010, one region includes:
- a CDS encoding protein-glutamate methylesterase/protein-glutamine glutaminase produces MSALELPVEKNKVSRKTSVFVVDDSLVYRNLLRNTFSQDGEIEFLGAAIDGKFALPKIAQLKPDFVILDVEMPQMNGIQTLEEIKSKFPETRVIMLSSLTQEGAKITLKALDMGAIDFVPKPNGGQEGALSETLELLTSKIKALSPIKPIVQSPVEKKNIPVKTVQTRREKDCAICAIGISTGGPIALRQLFLKLPPDLNGSIVVAQHMPPLFTNYLAESLSQAANMLIKEAEDGEVLRKGVAYIAPGGKQLEIVNSASGPAARVFNGPEEELCKPSVNILFRSLAENFPKETTAIIMTGMGEDGYLGMKELKKNGAYLIAQNRESCTVFGMPNRPVQEGLVDEVLDVDSIADKISSLLQRN; encoded by the coding sequence GTGAGCGCCTTGGAATTACCTGTGGAAAAAAACAAAGTGTCCCGCAAAACATCGGTCTTCGTCGTGGACGATTCTTTGGTCTATCGGAACCTTCTTCGGAACACTTTTTCTCAGGACGGTGAGATCGAATTTTTGGGAGCGGCAATTGACGGCAAATTTGCCCTTCCTAAGATCGCACAACTAAAACCGGATTTCGTGATTTTGGATGTAGAAATGCCTCAGATGAACGGGATCCAAACGTTAGAGGAAATCAAATCGAAATTTCCGGAAACACGAGTGATTATGCTTAGTTCCCTGACACAGGAGGGGGCTAAGATCACTTTGAAAGCCTTGGATATGGGGGCGATCGATTTCGTACCTAAACCGAACGGAGGGCAAGAGGGAGCGTTAAGTGAAACTTTGGAGTTATTGACTTCCAAGATCAAAGCTCTTAGCCCGATCAAACCTATCGTTCAGAGTCCGGTTGAAAAGAAAAATATTCCAGTTAAAACGGTCCAAACCAGAAGGGAGAAAGATTGTGCGATATGCGCAATAGGAATTTCCACCGGTGGGCCGATCGCTTTGCGCCAACTTTTCCTAAAATTACCGCCGGATCTTAACGGTAGTATCGTAGTCGCTCAACATATGCCTCCTTTGTTTACCAATTATCTCGCAGAAAGTCTTTCGCAAGCTGCAAATATGCTGATCAAAGAAGCGGAAGACGGCGAAGTATTGCGGAAAGGAGTAGCTTATATAGCTCCCGGAGGAAAACAACTCGAGATCGTCAATAGCGCTTCAGGCCCTGCGGCAAGAGTGTTTAACGGACCGGAAGAAGAATTATGTAAACCTTCCGTAAATATCCTTTTCAGATCTTTAGCGGAAAATTTTCCGAAAGAAACCACTGCGATCATTATGACTGGAATGGGAGAGGACGGTTACTTAGGCATGAAAGAGCTAAAGAAGAACGGAGCTTACTTGATCGCTCAGAACCGAGAATCATGCACCGTTTTCGGAATGCCCAATCGCCCGGTTCAAGAAGGGCTTGTCGACGAAGTATTGGATGTGGACAGCATCGCAGATAAGATTTCCAGCTTATTACAAAGGAACTAA
- a CDS encoding response regulator, translating to MGNLRILAVDDSATMRSLVQQTLGIGGYDVTLASDGKEGIDKFTDSDYDLVITDINMPVMDGLTFIREVRKRNTDVPILTLTTESEENIKQKGAEAGANGWIIKPFRPAQFLDIIKQVMQ from the coding sequence ATGGGGAACTTAAGAATACTGGCAGTAGACGACTCGGCGACTATGAGAAGTCTGGTTCAACAAACGTTGGGAATAGGCGGATATGACGTCACTCTTGCATCCGACGGAAAGGAGGGCATAGACAAATTCACCGACTCCGATTACGATCTAGTCATAACGGATATAAATATGCCTGTGATGGACGGACTTACTTTTATCCGGGAAGTCAGAAAAAGAAATACGGACGTACCTATTCTAACCTTGACTACAGAGTCGGAAGAAAATATTAAACAGAAGGGAGCCGAAGCAGGAGCAAATGGGTGGATCATTAAGCCGTTTCGTCCCGCACAATTCCTGGATATCATAAAACAGGTTATGCAGTGA
- a CDS encoding DUF1330 domain-containing protein — translation MKYYSVAELNIASSRWIPAYVRNVTKMVEKFGGRYLSRTTNMEKMEGDRQLPQLFLIIEWPSKEAVQKFYNSEEYKPFLESRLKGSTGEFILVPGEDVNQLANIPRLE, via the coding sequence ATGAAGTATTACTCAGTAGCAGAATTAAATATAGCCAGCAGTCGTTGGATCCCCGCATATGTTCGTAATGTAACTAAAATGGTGGAAAAATTCGGAGGAAGGTATCTCTCCAGGACAACGAATATGGAGAAGATGGAAGGGGACAGGCAGCTCCCTCAATTATTTTTGATCATAGAATGGCCTTCCAAAGAAGCAGTGCAAAAATTTTATAATTCGGAAGAATACAAACCGTTTCTCGAAAGCAGACTAAAAGGTTCCACTGGAGAATTTATTTTAGTTCCTGGCGAGGATGTGAATCAGCTCGCGAATATTCCTCGTTTAGAATAA
- a CDS encoding flavin-containing monooxygenase, with the protein MQKEHFDVITVGAGLSGISAGYHLQKLCPGKKYTILESRSDIGGTWSLFRYPGIRSDSDMFTLGYSFRPWKEAKAIADGPSILNYVRETASEFGIDRNIRFEHRVTSTSWSSKENCWTINVEVGPKREKRTYTADFLYICSGYYNYDKGFTPNFPGAKNFKGQIIHPQHWPENLDYKGKKVVVIGSGATAVTLVPSMADDASHVTMLQRSPTYITSLPSKDIVADFLRFVLPAKIAHHITRIKNILIQIWFYQICKRFPNFAKWLIRARLKASLPKGYDIDTHFKPNYQPWDQRVCLVPDSDLFKAISKGKASIVTDHIETFTPKGITLRSGKELEADIIVTATGLELLAIGGIQLKVDGKEIDISKQFTFKGLMLSGVPNFAFCVGYTNASWTLRADLTSTYVARLLNHMQANGYKQCVPVCDPSKMEKEPILDLNSGYIQRAIDQFPQRGANRPWRFHQNYLMDLLDINFANVNDSNLSFG; encoded by the coding sequence ATGCAAAAAGAACATTTCGATGTGATCACCGTGGGCGCAGGTTTATCAGGGATCAGTGCCGGCTATCATCTGCAAAAACTTTGCCCAGGCAAAAAATACACCATCTTAGAAAGTAGATCGGATATAGGCGGGACTTGGAGCTTATTTCGTTACCCTGGAATTCGCTCCGATTCAGATATGTTTACCTTAGGTTATTCTTTCCGACCTTGGAAGGAAGCAAAGGCAATCGCCGACGGACCTTCTATCCTAAATTATGTAAGAGAAACTGCATCCGAATTCGGAATAGATCGCAATATACGTTTTGAACATAGAGTAACGTCAACCTCTTGGTCCAGTAAGGAAAATTGTTGGACGATTAATGTAGAAGTCGGACCCAAAAGAGAAAAAAGAACTTACACTGCGGATTTTCTTTATATCTGCAGCGGTTACTACAACTATGATAAAGGGTTCACTCCGAATTTTCCGGGGGCAAAAAACTTTAAGGGTCAGATCATCCACCCACAACATTGGCCGGAAAATTTAGACTATAAAGGCAAAAAAGTCGTGGTTATCGGGAGCGGCGCAACTGCGGTCACATTGGTCCCGTCTATGGCGGACGATGCGTCTCATGTAACGATGCTGCAAAGGTCACCGACCTATATTACTAGCCTTCCTTCTAAGGATATAGTTGCGGACTTTTTACGATTCGTTCTACCGGCGAAAATTGCTCATCATATCACTAGGATCAAAAACATTCTGATCCAGATTTGGTTTTACCAAATATGCAAAAGATTTCCCAACTTTGCGAAGTGGTTAATCAGAGCAAGATTGAAAGCTTCTCTCCCTAAAGGTTACGATATAGATACTCATTTCAAACCGAACTACCAACCTTGGGACCAAAGGGTCTGCTTGGTCCCTGACTCTGATCTTTTCAAGGCGATCTCCAAAGGTAAAGCGTCCATCGTTACAGATCATATTGAGACTTTCACACCGAAAGGAATTACATTAAGATCAGGAAAGGAATTGGAAGCGGACATTATCGTTACCGCGACAGGTTTGGAATTGCTCGCAATCGGCGGGATCCAATTGAAGGTAGATGGGAAAGAAATAGATATTTCCAAACAATTTACGTTCAAGGGTTTAATGCTGAGCGGAGTTCCAAATTTTGCATTTTGTGTGGGTTATACTAATGCATCCTGGACCTTGAGAGCGGATCTAACTTCTACCTATGTTGCAAGACTACTGAATCACATGCAAGCGAACGGTTATAAACAATGTGTACCAGTTTGTGATCCTTCTAAGATGGAGAAGGAGCCGATACTCGATCTAAATTCAGGATACATCCAAAGGGCAATCGATCAATTCCCGCAAAGAGGAGCCAATCGTCCCTGGAGATTCCATCAGAATTATCTAATGGATCTACTCGATATCAATTTTGCGAATGTGAACGACTCCAATTTGTCGTTCGGATGA
- a CDS encoding FecR family protein, producing MKKVSVLFLLGLICILFSCGKKEADAGKGVITFVVGNVTLERGPEKSKAEVSKEIQKGDILVTDEGATAMIAFGENSSLLEIQSGSRFRFDDINSDKKFFQEKGRSWILSNKLVKGEGLSLGTPTTTAGVRGTKFYTSIVDDMTFICHCQGKVELENSADHSKMIPTSDYLTVTKGAKTIVIDKDDLLKIGIPYVHNHSEVNNSPVGERTNMKLEEFLKMQELAKKKLAGKS from the coding sequence ATGAAAAAGGTATCAGTTCTATTTCTTTTGGGTTTAATATGCATTCTGTTTTCCTGCGGCAAAAAGGAAGCGGATGCAGGTAAAGGGGTAATCACATTCGTTGTTGGGAACGTGACCTTAGAAAGAGGTCCGGAAAAATCAAAGGCGGAAGTTAGCAAAGAGATCCAAAAAGGAGACATCTTAGTAACGGACGAGGGCGCGACTGCGATGATCGCGTTCGGAGAGAATTCTTCGTTGTTGGAAATCCAATCCGGTTCCAGATTCCGTTTCGACGATATTAATTCCGATAAAAAATTTTTTCAAGAAAAGGGAAGATCTTGGATCCTCTCCAATAAACTTGTAAAAGGCGAGGGCTTAAGTTTAGGAACTCCGACAACCACCGCAGGTGTAAGGGGAACTAAGTTCTATACTTCCATCGTGGATGACATGACTTTTATCTGTCATTGCCAAGGTAAGGTGGAACTGGAAAATAGTGCAGACCATTCTAAGATGATCCCCACGTCGGACTATCTCACGGTTACAAAAGGAGCAAAAACGATCGTAATAGATAAGGATGATCTATTAAAGATCGGGATCCCTTACGTTCATAATCATAGCGAAGTAAACAATTCTCCGGTTGGAGAAAGAACAAATATGAAGTTAGAGGAATTCCTAAAGATGCAGGAACTTGCTAAGAAAAAATTAGCAGGAAAGTCCTAA
- a CDS encoding TolC family protein, with translation MFRKTVQIILIFLFSGSPGLFSQTETVISIEDFMAKAEKTSPDVAAKIFQAKRAEEDVGAAKSAYMPTAYFSGMVTSGLPGSFGEPGVMVPRGVMVSPFHAGPSAGIWGQYTLYDWGRRENDVKVAETQAKERKEEIRIARVEVLDTSVRSYYACSRNRSLSELWSGLNGDLEIIHREVLRFVRNGQKSIVDKYLIEAQVEQIKTQTHDYELRLNKGREELGLLIQEDWNNFSCPSITSINLGPLPETESKSSKESQSEKNTTYDNSPIVNRAKMELLAAEAKLDRSKADFMPELKSSYSVGTFEQARLVPYQNYSANLSLVVPVFEGMKTVREVKAAEHEVSSKRKELEAARKKIAELNIGLGKTIDSSALRIRHLRNEVSLAKTAYEVARNRYTSYQGNLVDFREAFRNLLRANGELIDAYTEYLIYTKVKDLVNGNI, from the coding sequence ATGTTCAGAAAAACAGTTCAAATTATCTTAATATTCTTATTCTCCGGTTCTCCAGGGCTCTTTTCCCAAACGGAGACGGTTATCAGCATCGAAGATTTTATGGCTAAGGCGGAAAAGACCAGTCCAGACGTGGCAGCAAAAATTTTCCAAGCAAAACGAGCTGAAGAAGATGTAGGAGCAGCCAAATCTGCGTATATGCCTACCGCATACTTTTCGGGAATGGTAACCTCCGGACTTCCGGGATCATTCGGAGAACCCGGAGTCATGGTTCCAAGAGGTGTAATGGTCTCTCCTTTTCATGCGGGACCTTCTGCCGGTATTTGGGGGCAATATACTCTCTATGATTGGGGAAGAAGGGAGAATGACGTAAAAGTTGCAGAGACGCAAGCAAAAGAAAGAAAAGAAGAGATCCGCATAGCTAGGGTCGAGGTTTTAGACACTTCGGTCCGAAGTTACTATGCATGTTCTAGAAATAGAAGTCTTTCGGAGCTTTGGTCCGGACTGAACGGTGACTTGGAGATCATTCACAGAGAAGTACTCCGATTCGTACGGAACGGGCAGAAGTCCATCGTGGACAAATATCTGATCGAAGCCCAAGTCGAGCAGATCAAGACCCAAACACACGACTACGAACTTCGTTTAAATAAGGGAAGAGAGGAACTAGGTCTATTGATCCAAGAGGATTGGAACAATTTCTCTTGTCCATCTATCACTTCGATTAATTTGGGTCCACTACCGGAAACGGAAAGTAAATCCTCAAAGGAATCTCAATCGGAAAAGAACACTACTTACGATAATTCGCCGATCGTAAACCGTGCAAAAATGGAACTGCTTGCCGCTGAAGCAAAATTGGACCGTTCCAAGGCCGACTTTATGCCGGAACTTAAGTCCTCTTACTCAGTGGGAACTTTCGAGCAAGCTCGCTTGGTTCCTTACCAGAACTATTCTGCAAACCTTTCCTTAGTAGTTCCCGTCTTCGAAGGAATGAAAACAGTAAGAGAAGTAAAAGCCGCCGAACATGAAGTTTCTTCAAAAAGAAAAGAACTTGAAGCTGCAAGAAAGAAAATAGCCGAGCTGAACATAGGCTTAGGAAAGACCATCGATTCCTCTGCACTGCGTATCCGACACCTAAGAAACGAAGTAAGTCTTGCTAAAACAGCCTACGAAGTCGCGAGGAACCGTTACACAAGTTATCAAGGGAATTTAGTGGATTTTAGGGAAGCGTTCCGAAATCTACTGCGTGCAAACGGAGAACTGATCGACGCGTATACGGAATATCTGATCTACACGAAAGTGAAAGATCTGGTCAACGGAAATATATAA
- a CDS encoding SDR family NAD(P)-dependent oxidoreductase produces MKSFKNKVAAITGAGSGMGRELAIQLAEQECNLALSDVNEAGLAESVQLVKKKNPNIFVTSQKLDVSNRSAVFEWASKVAKEHNKVNLIFNNAGIAFGSTIEGFESDDFQRVMNINFGGVVNGTQAFLPYLKESGDGHIINTSSVFGIIAVPGTSAYNASKFAVRGFTETLRQELDLTNAKVSATSVHPGGIKTAIAKSSKTNDSVRALGLDPNTAGEKMSAQFITTPERAAKVILKAVKKNSRRVLIGPDAVFVDLMQRLLPTSYQVIIGKLLLKQMR; encoded by the coding sequence ATGAAAAGTTTTAAAAACAAAGTAGCCGCTATTACTGGAGCAGGATCCGGAATGGGAAGAGAGCTTGCAATCCAACTAGCAGAACAAGAATGTAACCTCGCACTTTCAGACGTAAACGAAGCAGGTCTCGCGGAATCGGTCCAACTTGTAAAAAAGAAAAACCCAAATATTTTCGTCACCAGCCAAAAACTGGATGTATCGAATAGATCCGCTGTTTTTGAATGGGCCTCTAAAGTGGCCAAAGAGCATAATAAGGTAAATTTGATATTCAATAACGCCGGCATCGCCTTCGGCTCCACGATAGAAGGATTCGAGTCCGACGATTTTCAGAGAGTTATGAATATAAACTTTGGAGGAGTGGTAAACGGAACCCAGGCATTTCTACCTTATCTAAAAGAAAGTGGAGACGGCCATATCATAAATACTTCTAGCGTATTCGGTATCATCGCCGTTCCGGGAACTTCCGCCTACAATGCTTCCAAATTTGCAGTTAGAGGGTTTACCGAGACCTTAAGACAAGAATTGGATCTTACTAACGCAAAAGTTTCCGCGACAAGCGTTCATCCCGGAGGGATCAAAACCGCTATCGCAAAAAGTTCCAAAACGAACGATAGTGTGAGAGCTTTAGGTTTGGATCCTAATACTGCAGGAGAAAAAATGTCCGCTCAATTTATTACTACTCCGGAACGAGCAGCGAAAGTGATCTTAAAAGCGGTAAAGAAAAATTCCAGAAGAGTCTTGATCGGACCGGACGCGGTCTTTGTAGATCTTATGCAAAGATTACTTCCAACTTCTTATCAAGTGATAATCGGAAAACTTCTGCTAAAACAAATGAGATAA
- a CDS encoding CheR family methyltransferase, whose protein sequence is MQDTTFELMEVIKQATGISLTEEKIYLLESRLSDILSDYNLSDFGQLSKKFKEGYDLEFNEKVIERVTTHETRFFRDESIFGAILERIIPEILERKQQKDAKIKIWSAACSTGQEPYSVAISIHEKYPQLFKNISITATDIAKDTIEKAKSGIYSAFEIGRGLSEAHLAKYFDPVSKGLYVVNEEVRSVIEFKQHNLIYDPYPSNCDLILCRNVSYYFDQQERRSLFNKIEKALNQDSFLILGSAESISEYSKNFIIREFGLCRFYELNPSNFTLFIKGA, encoded by the coding sequence ATGCAAGATACAACCTTCGAATTGATGGAAGTGATAAAACAAGCGACAGGTATATCCTTAACAGAGGAAAAAATCTATCTTTTGGAAAGTCGTCTTTCGGATATATTATCGGATTATAATTTATCCGATTTCGGTCAGCTATCGAAAAAATTTAAAGAAGGTTACGACCTCGAATTCAATGAGAAAGTTATAGAGAGAGTAACTACTCATGAGACTAGATTTTTTCGGGACGAAAGTATTTTTGGGGCGATCCTTGAAAGAATTATACCCGAGATATTGGAAAGAAAACAGCAAAAAGACGCTAAGATCAAGATATGGTCGGCTGCCTGTTCTACCGGGCAAGAACCTTATTCCGTGGCGATCTCTATTCACGAAAAGTATCCTCAACTATTCAAGAATATTAGCATAACTGCAACGGATATAGCAAAAGATACGATTGAAAAAGCCAAGAGTGGAATTTATTCGGCTTTTGAGATCGGAAGAGGATTGTCCGAGGCTCATCTTGCGAAATATTTCGATCCTGTCTCCAAAGGATTATACGTAGTAAATGAGGAGGTAAGATCCGTTATAGAATTTAAACAGCATAATTTGATCTATGATCCTTATCCGTCTAACTGTGATTTGATACTATGTAGGAATGTGTCCTATTATTTCGACCAACAGGAAAGAAGAAGTCTATTCAATAAAATAGAAAAAGCCCTGAATCAAGACAGTTTTCTTATTCTGGGATCCGCCGAGTCTATATCGGAATATTCGAAAAATTTTATCATTCGTGAATTCGGCCTCTGCCGCTTTTATGAATTGAATCCTTCCAACTTTACGTTATTTATTAAAGGAGCTTAA